In the genome of Sphingobium yanoikuyae, the window GCTGACGGTCGTATCGACCGACGGGCAGCCGGTCGAACCGGTCACGGTCGAGGAATTTCGGATCGGCCCGGGCGAGACCTACGACGTCGAGTTCACCATGCCCGAGGGCGGCGCCCGCACCATCTTCGCGCAGGCTATCGATCGGAGCGGCTATGCCCGTGGTACGATCGCACCAGCCCCGGGCATGGCGGCAGCCGTGCCGCCGCTCGATGCCCGGACCTGGCTCGAGCCGGTCGACATGATGGGCGCGATGGCGACGATGGGCGCAATGGGAGGCGACGCGCATGCCGGGCACGGCATGATCGAGATGCCGGCCAGGGCACAGCACGCCCGCACCGAATATGGCGCCAATACCGACATGCGCGTCGACTATCCGCGCACCAATCTCGACGATCCGGGCGCGGGCCTGCGCGGGCGCGACTGGCGCGTGCTGACGCTGGCCGACCTGCGCACGCCGGGCGGCGATCCCGACCCGCGCGAGCCCGAGCGCGATATCGAGCTGCATCTGACGGGCAATATGGAACGGTTCATCTGGTCGCTCGACGGCCTCAAGCTCAACGATTCCCGGCCGCTCCATTTCAGGCCGAACGAGCGGCTGCGCGTCACCTTCGTCAACGACACGATGATGGCGCATCCGATGCATCTGCACGGCATGTGGAGCGATGTCGAAGGCCCGGACGGCGCCTTCCAGGTCCGCAAGCATACAGTCGTGGTCCAGCCCGCCCAACGGGTGAGCTTCCGCGTCACCGCCGACGCCTTGGGTCGATGGGCCTTTCACTGCCATCTGCTCTATCACATGGCGGCCGGCATGTTCCGGGAGGTGGTGGTCGCATGATCCGGATTTTCCCCTCGCGCGGCATCGCTCTTGGCGCTGCCCTCTTCCTGGCGCCGGCGATCACGGCTCCCGCTCTCGCGCAGGATGCCTCGCCCCCGTCGCCCGCCACCACCCCTGCCCAAACGGCCACTCCCGCTCCGCACGCCCCTTCCGCGCAAGGCTCTCAGGACCATGCGGGCATGGGCATGCCGGGCATGGATATGACCGACACGAAGGCGTCCGGTAACGGCGCCACGATGGACATGGGCTCGATGCAGGGTGGCAAGGCCCCGCCGGACGCGCGCAACTCGGACGATTATGCCGACGGCTACCGCAACTCGACGCTGCCGGGCTATGAGATGGCCGACAAGCTCTCGATCCCCAAGATACTTGTCGATGAGCTCGAGTTCACCAGCGGCAACGAGGGGCAGGGCGTGGGCTGGACCGTGCTCGTCACCAAGGGTCAGGACAATGACAAGCTCTGGCTGCGCAGCCAGGGGCTCAAGAACTCCCGCGACCAACGTCTCGATCCGGAAAGCAGCGTCGAGGCGCTGTGGTGGCACAGCAAGAACCCGTTCTGGGGCACGCTGCTCGGGGTCAGGCAGGATCTCGGCAAGGGCGCGACGACGTGGCTGGCCGCCGGCGTCGAGGGACTGGCGCCTTATTGGTTCGACGTCCAGTTCACCGGCTATGTAGGAACCGATGGGCGTCTCGCGGCGCGCGCCAAAGCCTCCTATGAGGTCCTGTTCACCAATCGGTTGATCCTTACGCCGCAGGTGGAGACCAATATCTATTCGAAGCGGTCGGGCGATCGGCAGCTCGGCAGCGGCTTCAGCAATGTTGAGCTGAGCGGACGGTTGCGCTACGAGGTGTCGCGCAAGTTCGCGCCCTATATCGGCTTCGTCTGGGAGCGCGCATTTGACGGCACGGCCGATTTCCGTCGCCTGCGCGGGGAAGGGCCTTCCGAACACAGGCTGGTGATCGGCTTGCGCGCCTGGTGGTGATCCGGGGATGGCGACTTGAGGGATCGACCGCGAACGCGCCGCGTTACAAGGCTGGATCGCAAGCCAACGGTCGCTGGCCGGCCTCTTTTTTCGTCTTGCTGCTCGCGGCGGCTGCGGCGTCGGCGGGACAGACGGCCATTCTCGCCTTCCTTCCGACACTGGTCGACCCGGCTCGTGGCGCGCTATCGTCAAGCGCTCATGATTTTCATGTCGCGAGCCTGACCGCGGTCCACCCCCTGGCTGCCTTGCTGGCGGCGCCGCTCTGGGGCTGGATCGCGGACCGGGTCGACTATCGGGCGATGTTGCGCGCAGCGCTGGTCATCCTCGCGCTGGTGACCGCGCCGATCGGCCTCGTCGGGCTGCCTGAGCTTTATGCATTGCGCCTGGTGGCGGGGATGGCGGCGGCCGCCATCATACCGCTGGGATTGCTCTGCGCGAGCTTTGCCGCAAACGGGCGCGCGGACCAGGCGCGGCGCTTCACCTGGCTGACCGCCTTCGTGTTTCTGGGCGATCTCGCCGGTCCGCTGGTGGCGGAGGTCTCGGCCGCGATCCTGCCCCGCGCTCCCCTCATGATCCTCGCTCTCGGCATCGGTGCCGTCGGGGCGGCGCTTTGCGCCGTTCGTCTGCCGCGCTGGTGTGCACCTTGCATCGATGGCGGAGACCTGCCCGCGCCGACGCTCGGCGCGACGCTGATCCTGCTTTTCGTCACGATCGTCGCGGGCGGCGGGCTGGCGGCGATGCATGTCAATCTCCTGGTGACGCGGAGCGTCATTTCGCTGAGCCGCGAAGAGATCGCCTGGATGCTCAGTCTCTGCGGATTGGGCATGCTGGCAGCACAGATCTTCCATGCGAGGCTCGATTGGCTGGTGACCATGCCGAGGCGGCTTGCGGGGCTGACGCTCGGCCTGCTGGCTGCGGCGCTCTTCCTGTTCCCTGTCGCCGCGAGCATGGCCGAACTCAGTGGGATCATCGTTGCTGCCGGCTGGAGCTCGGCAACCCTTCGATTGGTCACCAGCTTCTGGATCAGCGGTGCGGCAGCCCCTTCGGGTCTGAAGCTCGGTCTCCAGCATTCCGCCGCCAGCATCGGGCAGGCGCTCGCGCCGCTGGCGATCGCCGTCGTCGCTCCCGGGGCGCAGCACTTAGTCTTGTGGGGGATTGGTGGTCTGTCGCTGGCGCTGCTTGTGTCCTTGCCGCTCGCCTGGAGGCCGCGCGCCATCGTGAAATCTTCAGCGTGATGAGGGGTAGGGGGCATCAATGCGTATAGATCATTAGGAACCCTATCGCATGCTTCCGGGAGCCGTTCATGAAGACCCGTCTTTCTGCCGCCTTGCTGTTCCTCGCCCTGCCCGGCGCAGCGCTTGCGGCGAATGATGTCGTCGTCCACCGGGACCCGGGTTGTGGATGCTGTGAGAAGTGGGCCCAGGCGCTTCGCGCGAAGCTGGGCCGCACGGTCGTCATGCGCGACGATGCGTCGCGCGGGGCGCTTCAGCGGAGGGCCGGCATGCCGGGCACGCTGGCATCCTGCCACAGCGCGATGGTTGATGGCTATCTGATCGAGGGCCATGTCCCGCTCGCCGATATCAAGCGCCTGCTGGCAACCCGTCCCGTAGGCGTCAGAGGCATTGCGGTGGCGGGGATGCCGATCGGCTCGGAGGGCATGGAAGTGGCAGGCGCCGCCCGCCAACCCTATGCGGTGGTGTCGTTCGGCAGTTCGGGCCAGAAGGTCTTCGCGCGGCATTGATCACGCACGCCTCGGCTCTCGCTGGTGATTTCCTGTTTGAATGACTGGGACTTGCTCGCCCCCACCTGTATAGTCATTTGATGCATGCTCCCGCTCGCCCCCATAGCCGCGCATCCGCTCCCCGGACGAAAGCTGCTTCTGTGGGCGAACCCGCGGTCGACGCTGCCGGTGCGGAGAAGCAACCTCGCTATGTGGCGATCAAAGACAGCATTTTCGAGGACATCCGGGAAGGTCGCCTGAAGCCCGGCGACCAGACGCCGTCAGAGGCCGAGCTCGTCGAGACGTTCAAAGTCTCGCGCATGACCGCAAACCGGGCGTTGCGGGAACTGCAATCGGCCGGTGTCGTGGTACGGCGGGCGGGGCGGGGCAGCTTTGTCGCCGAGCCCCGGCCGATCGGGCAGCTGATCGAGATCCGCAACATCGCGGAGGAGGTGCGCGGCAGGGGCCACGCCTATCGCGCGCGCGTCATTTATAATATCGAGATACGGGCTGATGCGGAAAGGGCAGCTCTGCTGGAAGTCGGCTTGGGCACGCGCCTCTTCCATTCGCTTATCGTCCATCACGAGACCGAATTCCCAATTCAGGTCGAGGAGCGCTTTGTGCTGGCATCTGCTGCGCCACGCTACGGAGAGAGGGATTTCAGCGCCTCGACGCCGAATGAATATCTGACACGTGTTGCCCCGCTCGAGCGAGTAGAGCACCGGGTGTGCGCGGCGATGCCGGATACAGCCATGCGAACAATGCTGGGCCTCGCTGAAGGAGAACCAGTGCTAATGATGACGCGCAGAACCTGGAGTCGCGGACGTCTCGTATCGCACGCTTGGCTCACGCACCCGGGCAATCGGTTCGAGCTATCGGCGGCTTTTTCTGTTGGGACCTAGCGATCAGCCCGCGCCCAACTTGACGGCCGATTTGCGCCTGCGCCGCAACCATCGCACGTCGGCGCGACTGAAGCTCTTAAACAGCAGGTAGAAGCCCGTCCCCGACAGCCACAAAGTACCGAACGCAACGAAGACGATCAGCGGGTGATTGAAGCTGGTGCGGTTCACATAGTCCATATTGTGGAGCATCCAGAAGAAATCCCAGGTGCGCCATGTGTCGCCGCGCATGACCAGGAATCGGCCGGTGTCGGCGGAGATGTAGGCGCTGCTGTTCTCTGCGTCCGCGAAATCCAGTCGCCACATGGTGCCTTCGTGCTCGCGCGCTTCCACATTCGGTTCGGCGAGCAACGTTGCCTTGCGGATCGGTGCTTCATTCACCATCGTCGCGACGTCGCGCGCGACCTGCTCGTCGACCCGAACCGGGGCGCCGCTCGTCGCGTCGATTAGCCGCGTGCCCGTGGTGGATCGAAGCTCGTAGACGGGGCGTGTGGCAAGGGACCGCAAGGCGATGCCGAGCACGGGACCATCAAGAGCGAGCTTTGCCGGCGCAATATAGTCACCGGCAGGTAGGGCGTGCTGATGGCTGGCCTGCGCACTGTGTCCGCCGACCTTCTCCTGATCGAGCAAGGCCATCATCGAGCCGCTCAGAGCCCAAAGGAGAAACTGCACGCCCAGGATCAGGCCGACCCATTTGTGGATGCGCCGAAAAAAGAGCGGGGTGAACCGGATTTTCTTCATGCCTTCTTCTTCCTGCGCCGCGGGAACGACCAAAGCAGCAGCCAAGCCCCGGCCAGCGCCATGGCAAGGGCACTCCAGGTCGCCACGCGCAGCAGCGGATTGTTGACGTCGGAGCGATCGTCATAGTCCATGATGTGCAGCATCCACGCGAAATCGAACACGCGCCACAGCGCATGGCGGCGCGAGATCAGCTCACCGGTCTGCGGAGAGAGATACAGGGTTGGCCGGTTCCAGGCATCGAATTCGACCTGCCAATAGGGAGGCTTGCGCGCCTGCATTTCCAGTGGCGCCGTCGTCAGCAGCCGGGCTGCGACGATGTCCCCGGTGCCGCTGTAGATGCGCCGAGCGGCGGCGCGGATTTGTGCCTCGCTCAAATCGGGGATGGGCTGTCCCGAACCTGCATCGAAGAGTCTTGGACCACCCGGGGTTTGCGCGCGCCAGACGGGCTGATCCATGAACCGTTGCAGGCGGATCTCGGACGCGTCGGGAGCCGATTGAACAATCCGCGCCGGCGGGACGAAGCTCGCAAGGTCGATGGGGGCGACGACCGGTGGGCGGACCAGATCGTCGCCATGGATGATGTCGATATGGACGGCCACCATATAGAAGCCGGTCAGCGTCCAGAGCAGAACCTGGACGCCGACGATCAGGGCCAGCCACTTGTGCGTCCGGCGGATGACCAAAGGCCAGCGAATTGCCATGTGCTGCCCTTCAGAACGCGGTTCGGAAGCCGGCGTAGAAGCGCCGTCCGAGCAGATCATAGGTCATCGTGTCGGTGTTGGCATCGGTGAAGCTCTGGATATAGGGCGCCTTGCGGTCGAACAGATTATCGGCCCCGATCTGGAAACGTGTCTTCTCGTCGATCGCGAAGGCAAGCTGAAGATTGTGGTAGAAGACGTTCGGCGTGCGGTAGCCGATGTCGCCGGCCGATGCGTTGAAGTCGGTCGCCTTGCCGATCCATTGTGTCGACCAGGTCGCGCTGATGCCGTCCTTTTCCGCCGTCAGCACGCCATAACCACGCCATTTCGGATAGCCGCCATTGCCGCCCCCGATAAACCCGTCGAAATAGATCGGCGCGCCGCCGGAGAAGGGGTTTACGACATATTTGTTGAGATAGGTCATGTTGAGATCCAAGGAGATCTTCACCTCGCCCACCGCACCACTGTACACCAGACCCAGATCGAGACCATTCATCTCCTCGCGGCCGGTGTTGATGGGCTGGGCGGAGAGGTAAGTGACCTCGCCGGTCAGCGCGCTGCGCGTAAAGTCGCTGCAGAACGGGTGCGACAGGTTCTGGCTCGCATAGCAGACTGCGAGCTTGGTCGAGCCGGGAATGGCCCGGATCGCGTCCTTGATCTTGATGTCGAACCAGTCTGCCGTCAGCGACAACCCTGGGATGATGCCGCGCGGCGATATCACCGTACCAACGGTCCAGGTCGTGGAGCTTTCGGGCCGAAGGCTCTGGTTACCGCCCACTGTGGTGAGGATCGTGGTGCCGAGCTGCGTATAGTTGGCCGGCACACCGGACGCCTGACAATTGGCGATCAAGGTCACGTTGCCGCTGGAGGTGTAGCGCGAGCAGGGATCGGTCGTGGTCAGATTGCCTTCCGAGACGCCGCCGAAAAGCTCCGGCACGTTGGGAATGCGAAAGCCCGTCCCATAAGTGCCGCGCAGACGGATGCTGTCATTGACTACCCAGTCGGCACTGAGCTTGTAATTCCAGTCGCTCCCGAAGAGATTATAGTCTGAGTAGCGGACTGCGCCATCGAGCGTGAGCGCCTTGGCGAAAGCTGTGTTGGCAAGCACCGGCACCGATAGCTCGAGATAGGCTTCCTTGGCGGTGCTCGAGCCCGAAATAGGATCCTGCTGATTGACGTTCGCCACGCCGAGCACCGTCAACGGGTCGGGATCGCGCCAGCCTTTTTCGCGCCGATAGACCACGCCGGTGGCGAAGGACACCGCGCCGGCTGGAAGGGAGAAGAGATCGCCGTTGAGGTCAGCCGTGACCGTGCCGAGTTCGTTGCCTCCGCGATCGCGCGAGGTGAACAGAATATAATCCAGAACCTGAGGTGTCAGGTCTCCGAACCCAAGATAGTCACCGCAGGGGATGGCCGCGCCCGCCGTGCTGGAGCATTTGCTCCTGTCGAGCGTGTTCGCGACGCGCTCGAGATTGGCGATGTTGGTCGAGCCGTCGACGGCCGTGTTACGCCCGAAGCTGCCCGCGACTTCCCAGGCCCAGTCGTTCGCCAGCTTGCCGCGCAGCCCGAAGGTGCCTTGCCAGGTATCGGTCTCCTGGAAGAAGTGGCGCGCGCCGGGTTCGGCGAGGCGGCGCTGGGCCAGGACCAGGTTCTGGCCGGTCGGATTGGTCGGATTGCTGGCTGGTATCGAGAGATTGCGCAGCGTGCCGGGTGTCGCGATCTGATTCGACTTGCGGAACGTATAGAGGAACTCGCCGAACGCCTGGATACCGTCGGTCAGCGCATAGTCCGCGAAGAAGGCCGTGCTGACGCGCTCGACTGGGCTGACCGCATTGAGAAACGGGTTCGAGTTGAAGTTGTGCTTGGCGGGACTGTAAGGCTCGTAGAAGTTCCCGTTCCCTCCGGGTACCTGGTTGAAGTTGATCTGTTGGCCGTTGGGCAGCACCGCGCGTCCGCCGATCGTCGAGGCGCTGTTGACGCAGCTCAGCGAGCCCGGCGTCGTTTCAGCGAGCGAGCAGGGCGCACGCGAGGCCATGTTGACGGCGCTGGTCTTCTGGTAGGTGACTGCTGCCATGAACCCGCCACGATCGTTGCGAATGCCCCAAAGTAGGTCCGCGGTGAGATCGGAGCCGTCGCCGCGCTCGGTAATGCCTTGTCGGACGCTGAGACCCAGGCCTTCATAATCGGTGCGCGTGACAAGGTTGACCACGCCGGCCATGGCATCGGCCCCGTAGATAGCGGACGCGCCATCCTTGAGGACATCGGTGCGTGCCAGCGCCACGACCGGGATCATGTTGAGATCGGGTGAGGAATTGGCGCCGGTGCCGCCCGCGACGAGGCGTCGGCCGTTGAGGAGCACGAGTGTGCGCTTGATGCCGAGGCCGCGCAGATTGACCTGAGCAGTGCCATAACCGTTGTTGGTCCAGTAGGCCGATGTCTGGTTGCCCGCGAAGCCGGCATTGGCCGGCAAACGCTGCAAGGCGGTTTCGATATTGACGATGCCGGTATTTTGGATCTGCTCGGCGGTGACCACGGTGGCCGGTCCAACCCCGGCCAGATCCTGCCGACGGATTCGTGAGCCGGTAACGACGATGTCGCTGTCATCCCCCAGGACTTGTGCTTTTGGCTGCGGTGTCGGATCGGCCTGAGCGAGAGCCGGCGCGGCGTAGCCCGCGACGATGGCGGCGCTGCCGAGCAGGGCCATCCTGATGGTCATGTGCAATCCCCCTGACGTTTTAGAACAGCCACAGACAACATCAGTTGTATATACAGGTCAACAGTATTTTTCCTGTTTTTCCAATACCTTATTCTCGTGAAATTTAGATATAGATATAGCTATAATACGCACGCCAGACGTCGAACCCTCATGACTGAAGAGATATTTTTGCGAGCGCTCATTTGCAAAGCTGCTGAGATAGGAGATCGAATATCATATCGTAATACAGCCTCGCACGCTTCGATTTGATGATCGGGACATTTGGCCGGCAAGAATGCGAAGCGGCATGATAACATGTTATTGGTGTCGGCGTGATATACCTAGGTATAGCGCTAGAGATGCTCCGGGAACATTAGTCCTTTGCTGAGCTTGCACGCGCCAGCGAAAGTAATACCGATGCGGACCGCATTTGATCCTCGTTTCCTGGATGTGTCGCGCCTTCTTCCGGATTGAGCCGCAGGTTCGCCTTTTGAGGCAGATGAAACGACTCCTGACGAAACGTCGTGCGACGAGTCCGGCGACCTGAGATCGTCGCGCAGCCACTGGGTCACTTGGCGATGATCCAATCCGGTTCGGCAGTGGCGGCGCAGTCCTCGAACGTCGATCGCATCCGCGGAGCCGACGGGCCGGCTTGTGCATGAGCCGCCCTGATTTTGCCGCTGGGCAGTACGGCAGGTTGCGAAAAATGCTTGCTGTGTCCCGGTCGGCGCGCGGGCGTGCAGCTCGCGCCTCGCACGATCACACGCGCAGCAGTCGCCCCACCGCCCGCATGATCGTCGCCCGGCGCGCCGCGTGCTCGGCAGCGTCGCGTGCAGCTCCGGTCATGCACCAGAGCTGGGTGAGGGCGGCGACAAGCCGGACGACATCCAGGGGCGTGAAGTCGGCGACGATCCGCCCCTCGGCCTGCGCCGCTGCGATCCCGTCCAGCTTCTCCCCGAGAAGGACCTCGCCGGCCGGGAGCATCAGAACATCCTGGCCACGCTCCAAATGATGCCAGGTCAGCAGCCTCCACAGGCGCGGGCGTTCGACCAGCAAGTCATAGGTGCGCCCCGCATAACCCTCAAGATCATTGGGATCGAAGCGATCGGCCTGCGCCGCGTCCATCACTTCCTGCGTCAGCGCGGCATCGAAGAGCGCCTCCTTGTCCCCGAAATAGGTGTAGAGCATCGGCTTGCTGATACCCGCCGCCTGCGCAATCCGGTCGATCCGCGCGCCCGCCAGCCCATGGGACGCGAACTCCTCGGTCGCTGCAGCCAGGAGCGTCTCGCGGCTCTGTGCGGCATTCCGCCGGGTTCGTTGCTTCATCACACCTCCAAGCATTGACGCATTCCAGGTTTCAAGTTACCTACCAGTTGGTAATATATGGAGTAACATATGTCCAATCACTGGTTTCTCACGGGCGCGTCCAGCGGCATCGGCCGCCATCTGGCTGAACTGATCCTGGCCGCTGGCGACGACCTTACCGCGACGGCCCGCAAGCCCGAAAGCCTCGATGATCTCGCGGCGAAATATCCGAGCCAGCTGCGCGTCGAAGCGCTCGACGTCACGGTCAAGGACGATATTGCTGCGGTCGTGGCCCGGGCGCAGGCGCGTCGACCCGTCGATATTCTGGTCAACAACGCCGGCGGCGGCGTGATCGGCGCCACCGAAGAGATGTCGAACGCCGAGGTCGAAGGCCAGATCGCGCTCAATCTCATGGCGCCCATCCACATCACCCGCGCCTTTGTCCCCGCCATGCGGCTGCGCGGGAGCGGCCGGATCATCCAGATCTCCAGCGCTAGTGGTCAGGGCTCGCTTCCGACGAGCAGTCTCTATCATGTGGCCAAATGGGGCCTGGAGGGCTTCAGCGAATGCCTCCGCCAGGAGCTTGAACCCTTCAACCTGTTCGTGACACTGATCGAGCCGGGCGGGGCGCGCACCAGCTTCAGCCACAATCTGCAATTCGCCAGCGAGATCGCCGCGTATCGCGATACGCCCGCCGGCCATATCCGCAAGATGTTCGAGACCGCCGGAAACGAGCTCTACACGCTCGACCCGCAAAAGATCGCGCAAGCAATCGTTGATGTCGCAACCAGCGACCATCCGCCGCTGCGCGTGACTCTGGGGGGTGACGCTTTCGGCGTTGTCCAGGCGGCGCTGCAATCGCGGCTCGCCTTTCTGCAGTCCCAGGAAGCGCTCGCGCGCTCGGTCGCTTTCGACAGTTGAGCTTTTCCGTCTTCCAGCTTTCGTCTCCGCGCGGTGCGACGCGCCTCACCGGGGCCCGGCAACCCTGTCGTCAGCGCCGTTATCCGATACTTAGGTATAGTCATCCGACACGATTGCAGAGGCGCCACACGGGCAATCGCTTGGTACCATCGCAAGAGAGGAAAACCCTCGCGGTCGCCAATCAAGGGTGCGCAGACCTTCGCAGTCTGCGTGCCCTTGATGTGGCAGCGCGCCGCCCCGCCACGCGCGTCATGAACGGGAGCGGCCTTCTGCGAAACCCAACGCTCCGCCGCATTTTCTATAAGCTCTCGCTCGAATTGCTGCGCGCCGCCTTCTTCTTCCTGCGATTGGGCTTGAAGAATGACGAGTGTTTGTGCGCGCGTCTCAATAGGCGAGGCACACGGCTTCCGGTCGCCGCCGCCGTTCTTTGTCACAATGGCAAACGGCTACGGCCGGCGACCCTGATCGATCCGGCGTGCGAGCACGTCGGCAAGGATGACTTCGTGTGGATCAAAATGTCCCAGCCCAGCGAAACAGAACTTGCCGACATCGCCGGGAATTACGGCCTTCACCCGCTTGCCATGGAAGGTGCCGACAACGGCCACCAGATTTCGAAGCTCGACGATCACATGCTCAGGGTTGAGAGCGCCATCACCGGCATCCGCGACATCCTGATCTCGGTGTTCGAGGCGAGTCACCTGCTCGAACAGCAGCGCCAAGGTGCGATCACCCGTTAGCTTGCCGCCCGGGCTGCGATCCTCGCGGTGCCTACCGCGATTGCCGGAATCTACGGCATGAATTTCGAGAATATGCCCGAACTGAAGACGCAATGGGGATATTTCGTCATCCTCGGCGTCATCGCTGCGGTCTGCATTGGGCTCTACATCCGGTTCAAACGTAGCCACTGGCTTTGACGGCGCAGATCGGCTTTCCACATCGCGCCGGGCTGAGGCTGCCGGGGGCCGGCCGCCATAACTCAATGCTTTCGCAGAACCTCGGCGCGGTGCCGGTCCAACGCATCGAGCAAAGCCCTGCCGATCAAAGGCTTTGCGAGAACGTGATCGAAGCCCGCCTCGGCGGCCCGCCAGGCCAGCAGCGTGTCGTGAAAGCCTGAGATCATGATGGCGCGTCCCGACCATCCGATCTCGCGAAGGTGACGCAGCATCGCGAATCCGTCGATGTCGGGCATGCGATAGTCGAGGATGACGCAGTCTGCCTCCTTCGCGCGGGGGTCGGCCAACAGCGCGTGGCCGGTCGTATATCCCCACACGGCATAGCCGCGCGATCTCAGCAGCAGCTGGAGGCCACGCCGCACGCCGGGATCGTCGTCGGAGACGAGGATGGTGTATCTGCCATCATGCTGAGTGGAACGGACCGATGGCATTGCGAGAAGCGGACACCCGTGTGACGATTGCACCATCGATCGCATATCGCGCCTCGTCCCGTCGCTACGTAGAGGTCGCAGTCACTTCGGCTTGCGGCCCATGCCCGCGGCAAAGGCGATCCGCAGGGCTTCGGACAAATTGCGGACCTCGAGCTTGGCCATCAGGCTCGCGCGATGGACCTCGACCGTTCGCGATGAACAGCCCAGGTCATAGGCGATCGTCTTATTGGGCAGGCCGTTCGCCAGCCCTTCCAGCACTTCACGCTCCCGGGGCGTCAGTGCAGCGACCCGCACGCCGGCTTCAGAGGTTTCCAGAGTGCGAAGGTCGACATCGTCGAGACGCGCGAACGCGCGGCTGACGGCGCCGAGCAGGGCGGCTTTCTCGAAGGGCTTCTCGAGAAAGTCGACCGCGCCGCCTTTCATGGCCTGCACCGCAACCGACACGTCGCCATGGCCGGTCAGGACGATGACCGGCATATTGACCCCGCGTGCTGCCATGCCGGCCTGAACCTCGAGACCGTCCATCTCGGGCATGCGCACGTCGAGGATGACGCAGCCGACGGCCGCCGACTTCGCCTCCTTGAGAAACTCCACGCCCGAGGCATAGGTCACGACGTCGTAGCCCGCGGTCTTGAGCGCAAAGCTCGCCGCCTTGCGGATGCTCTCCTCGTCGTCGACCAGATGGATGACGCGTCTATCCCCCATGTTCCTCCTCCGCCCGCGCATGGATCAAGGTAAAATGAAAGCGCGCGCCGCCGCGGTCGGGGCGCTCCATCCAGATACGGCCCCCATGCGCTTCGATGATGGTCCGGCAGATCGAAAGGCCGAGGCCCATGCCGTCGGCCTTTGTCGACTTGAACGCCGTGAAGAGCTGCTCCCGGACCTCGTCGGCGATGCCGGGGCCGGTATCCGCCACGGTCACCTCGATCAGCCCGTCAGGGCGCAACCTGGTCGCCACCTTGAGGTCGCGAACCGGACACTCCGCCATCGCCTCGATGGCATTGCGCATCAGGTTGACCAGCACCTGCTGGATCTGCACCCTGTCGACGAGGACCGGCGTCGCGGCGGGATCGACTGCAAAGAAGCTGCGGATGCCGCGCTCGCGGGCGTCGACCAGCGCGAGCTGGCTCGCCTCGGCGATGACCCGCGGCAGCTCGTGGAGGCTCTTGTCGACCTCGCCGCGGGCGACGAAATCGCGCAGGCGCCGGACGATATGGCCGGCCCGCAGCGTTTCCTGTGCCGCATCATCCATCACCGACCGTAGCGACACGAAGGGTTCGTCGTCCCGCTCGTCGAGCATGTCGCGGATCGTCTCGAGATAGAGCGCGACCGCGGCAAGCGGCTGGTTGAGCTCATGCGCGAGGGTCGAGGCCATCGTGCCCATCGCGCTCAGCCGGGAGACATGGACCAGCTCTGCCTGCAGTTCCTTGAGCCTGAGCTCATCCTGCTCCTTGGCGGTGAGATCCCGGATGAAGCCGGTGAACAACCGCTGCCCGTCTTCACCGGCCTCGCCAACCGACAGCTGCATCGGGAA includes:
- a CDS encoding SDR family oxidoreductase translates to MSNHWFLTGASSGIGRHLAELILAAGDDLTATARKPESLDDLAAKYPSQLRVEALDVTVKDDIAAVVARAQARRPVDILVNNAGGGVIGATEEMSNAEVEGQIALNLMAPIHITRAFVPAMRLRGSGRIIQISSASGQGSLPTSSLYHVAKWGLEGFSECLRQELEPFNLFVTLIEPGGARTSFSHNLQFASEIAAYRDTPAGHIRKMFETAGNELYTLDPQKIAQAIVDVATSDHPPLRVTLGGDAFGVVQAALQSRLAFLQSQEALARSVAFDS
- a CDS encoding TonB-dependent receptor domain-containing protein, encoding MTIRMALLGSAAIVAGYAAPALAQADPTPQPKAQVLGDDSDIVVTGSRIRRQDLAGVGPATVVTAEQIQNTGIVNIETALQRLPANAGFAGNQTSAYWTNNGYGTAQVNLRGLGIKRTLVLLNGRRLVAGGTGANSSPDLNMIPVVALARTDVLKDGASAIYGADAMAGVVNLVTRTDYEGLGLSVRQGITERGDGSDLTADLLWGIRNDRGGFMAAVTYQKTSAVNMASRAPCSLAETTPGSLSCVNSASTIGGRAVLPNGQQINFNQVPGGNGNFYEPYSPAKHNFNSNPFLNAVSPVERVSTAFFADYALTDGIQAFGEFLYTFRKSNQIATPGTLRNLSIPASNPTNPTGQNLVLAQRRLAEPGARHFFQETDTWQGTFGLRGKLANDWAWEVAGSFGRNTAVDGSTNIANLERVANTLDRSKCSSTAGAAIPCGDYLGFGDLTPQVLDYILFTSRDRGGNELGTVTADLNGDLFSLPAGAVSFATGVVYRREKGWRDPDPLTVLGVANVNQQDPISGSSTAKEAYLELSVPVLANTAFAKALTLDGAVRYSDYNLFGSDWNYKLSADWVVNDSIRLRGTYGTGFRIPNVPELFGGVSEGNLTTTDPCSRYTSSGNVTLIANCQASGVPANYTQLGTTILTTVGGNQSLRPESSTTWTVGTVISPRGIIPGLSLTADWFDIKIKDAIRAIPGSTKLAVCYASQNLSHPFCSDFTRSALTGEVTYLSAQPINTGREEMNGLDLGLVYSGAVGEVKISLDLNMTYLNKYVVNPFSGGAPIYFDGFIGGGNGGYPKWRGYGVLTAEKDGISATWSTQWIGKATDFNASAGDIGYRTPNVFYHNLQLAFAIDEKTRFQIGADNLFDRKAPYIQSFTDANTDTMTYDLLGRRFYAGFRTAF
- a CDS encoding response regulator; this encodes MPSVRSTQHDGRYTILVSDDDPGVRRGLQLLLRSRGYAVWGYTTGHALLADPRAKEADCVILDYRMPDIDGFAMLRHLREIGWSGRAIMISGFHDTLLAWRAAEAGFDHVLAKPLIGRALLDALDRHRAEVLRKH
- a CDS encoding TetR family transcriptional regulator yields the protein MKQRTRRNAAQSRETLLAAATEEFASHGLAGARIDRIAQAAGISKPMLYTYFGDKEALFDAALTQEVMDAAQADRFDPNDLEGYAGRTYDLLVERPRLWRLLTWHHLERGQDVLMLPAGEVLLGEKLDGIAAAQAEGRIVADFTPLDVVRLVAALTQLWCMTGAARDAAEHAARRATIMRAVGRLLRV
- a CDS encoding CorA family divalent cation transporter, with protein sequence MNFENMPELKTQWGYFVILGVIAAVCIGLYIRFKRSHWL
- a CDS encoding response regulator transcription factor, with amino-acid sequence MGDRRVIHLVDDEESIRKAASFALKTAGYDVVTYASGVEFLKEAKSAAVGCVILDVRMPEMDGLEVQAGMAARGVNMPVIVLTGHGDVSVAVQAMKGGAVDFLEKPFEKAALLGAVSRAFARLDDVDLRTLETSEAGVRVAALTPREREVLEGLANGLPNKTIAYDLGCSSRTVEVHRASLMAKLEVRNLSEALRIAFAAGMGRKPK